A genomic region of Thermodesulfobium narugense DSM 14796 contains the following coding sequences:
- a CDS encoding protoglobin domain-containing protein, with product MESSESIKKIYNFKETDKDNLESLCAAARQNVDNFIENLYNFLSTFPDYHKFLGKQEVRKRHEEKFKVWFIDLFCGKYDESYIIRIQKIGQVHADMGLPTHYVSATMSFIRNYIHQRILLSCPNEEERKNCRESVDKILDINLDILTSSYVDENKIYIARTKIESKIVRISSKISYYFDIALILALVFTSFMIFVLFLSDIYNFLRSASSFETSVVNILGAMLIIWTIRELLEEELKRLKGKKFALNIFISLAMAAMLRKILIFSLEPHNSVEVIVLGFLVLILGIVYWLMNKSAI from the coding sequence TTGGAAAGTTCTGAAAGCATCAAAAAAATTTACAATTTCAAAGAAACGGATAAAGACAATCTTGAGTCTTTATGCGCTGCAGCAAGACAAAACGTTGACAACTTTATAGAAAACCTGTATAACTTTCTTAGTACCTTCCCAGATTATCACAAATTTTTAGGCAAACAGGAAGTTAGAAAAAGACACGAAGAAAAGTTTAAGGTTTGGTTTATAGATCTTTTTTGTGGAAAATATGACGAGAGCTACATTATAAGAATTCAAAAAATTGGACAAGTTCACGCAGATATGGGACTACCTACTCATTACGTTAGCGCTACAATGAGTTTTATAAGAAATTATATTCATCAAAGAATACTTCTTTCCTGTCCTAATGAGGAAGAGAGAAAGAACTGTAGAGAATCTGTAGACAAGATTTTAGACATAAACCTCGATATATTAACCAGCTCATATGTAGATGAGAACAAAATCTATATAGCAAGAACAAAAATAGAAAGCAAAATAGTAAGGATTAGTTCAAAAATATCTTATTATTTTGACATTGCACTGATATTAGCGCTTGTATTTACAAGCTTTATGATATTTGTGTTATTCTTGTCAGATATCTACAACTTCTTAAGGAGCGCTTCTTCTTTTGAGACTAGCGTAGTAAACATACTTGGCGCTATGCTTATAATCTGGACTATTAGAGAGCTTTTAGAAGAAGAGTTAAAAAGGTTAAAAGGGAAAAAATTTGCGCTCAATATATTCATAAGTCTTGCAATGGCAGCCATGTTAAGAAAAATATTAATATTTTCACTTGAGCCTCACAACTCTGTGGAGGTAATAGTGCTTGGCTTCCTGGTATTGATACTTGGAATAGTATACTGGCTTATGAATAAGAGCGCTATTTAG
- a CDS encoding flavodoxin family protein: MNLLAINGSPRKDFNTGTLLKYSIEGAVSKGANAEIVHLYDLNYKGCASCFNCKLKGGKNYGRCSVKDELEPILKKIEEDVDALILGSPIYFSSVTGQMRCFLERLLFPYMVYDENYSTLFKRKMPVGFIYTMGVNEKMMEELSYKKIFERTEFMISRVFGSVEVMYVTDTYQFTDYSKYVAPKFDVEAKERRRREVFPKDCQRAYEMGKRFAESIMAK; encoded by the coding sequence ATGAATTTATTAGCTATAAATGGGAGTCCGAGAAAAGATTTTAATACTGGAACGCTGTTAAAGTATTCTATTGAGGGAGCTGTTTCAAAAGGCGCAAACGCTGAAATAGTTCATCTTTACGATTTAAATTACAAAGGTTGTGCAAGCTGTTTCAATTGTAAGTTAAAGGGAGGTAAAAATTATGGCAGATGTTCAGTAAAAGATGAATTAGAGCCTATTTTAAAGAAAATTGAAGAAGACGTGGACGCTTTAATACTTGGTTCTCCTATTTATTTTTCAAGCGTGACAGGGCAAATGAGGTGCTTTTTAGAAAGGCTTCTTTTTCCATATATGGTTTATGACGAAAATTATTCTACTCTTTTTAAGAGAAAGATGCCTGTTGGATTTATCTATACTATGGGCGTAAATGAGAAGATGATGGAAGAGCTCTCCTACAAGAAGATATTCGAAAGAACTGAGTTTATGATTTCAAGAGTTTTTGGCTCAGTAGAGGTAATGTATGTTACAGATACCTATCAGTTTACAGATTATTCTAAGTATGTTGCGCCAAAATTTGACGTAGAAGCAAAGGAGAGAAGGAGAAGGGAAGTTTTTCCTAAAGACTGTCAGAGAGCATACGAAATGGGAAAAAGGTTTGCTGAATCGATAATGGCTAAATAG
- a CDS encoding N-acyl homoserine lactonase family protein — translation MTYKIHPIVLGSKSFDKSMMTYQFNYGKPFVIPIYSWYIEGGDKSILIDTGEFMPLKSKDREDALGAKIYSFEEGLGKYGLTPEGIDIVIHTHLHNDHCENDSKCKNATFYVHENELKQIHNPHPLDYRYMEDFILDVEENNQIVTLKGDTDILPGIKTIYTPAHSPGGMSVLINTEKGKVLITGFCVIDENFNPPPQVLGMGMEVIPPGTLINSYEAYDILVKVKELADIIVPLHEPRFAKIETI, via the coding sequence ATTACATATAAGATTCATCCAATAGTTTTAGGAAGCAAAAGCTTTGACAAGAGCATGATGACCTATCAGTTCAACTATGGTAAGCCTTTTGTGATCCCTATTTATAGCTGGTATATAGAAGGTGGCGATAAAAGTATTTTAATAGATACAGGCGAATTTATGCCCCTAAAGTCCAAAGACAGAGAAGATGCGCTGGGAGCAAAAATATATAGCTTTGAAGAAGGGCTTGGAAAGTATGGACTTACCCCTGAAGGAATAGACATTGTAATTCATACCCATCTACACAACGATCACTGTGAAAACGATTCAAAGTGCAAGAATGCAACATTCTACGTTCACGAAAACGAGCTAAAACAAATTCACAACCCTCACCCTTTAGATTATAGATATATGGAAGACTTTATTTTAGACGTAGAGGAAAACAATCAAATCGTTACCTTAAAAGGTGATACCGATATCTTGCCTGGCATAAAAACGATATATACGCCTGCACACTCGCCTGGTGGAATGTCTGTATTGATTAACACTGAGAAGGGTAAAGTTTTAATAACAGGATTTTGTGTGATAGACGAAAACTTTAACCCACCACCACAAGTACTGGGAATGGGAATGGAGGTAATTCCACCTGGGACTCTGATAAATTCATACGAAGCATATGATATTTTAGTAAAAGTTAAAGAGCTGGCTGATATCATAGTTCCTTTGCATGAGCCAAGGTTTGCAAAAATAGAAACAATTTAG
- a CDS encoding ATP-binding protein, with product MTELIRANISAKIAEYVELLSRIDLIIIDELGYLEVNKSASSLFFKLVSKRYEKKSIILTTNKPFEEWGEIFGDDVVASAILDRLLDHNYPFLITGKSYRMKELFKKIERDKKD from the coding sequence ATGACAGAACTAATAAGAGCTAATATTAGCGCTAAGATAGCTGAGTATGTAGAATTACTGTCAAGAATAGACTTAATAATAATTGATGAGCTTGGCTACCTTGAAGTCAACAAGTCTGCTTCATCTCTGTTTTTTAAACTTGTGTCAAAGAGATATGAAAAGAAATCTATAATATTGACCACTAATAAGCCATTTGAAGAATGGGGTGAAATATTTGGAGATGATGTAGTAGCATCAGCAATATTAGACAGGTTGTTAGATCACAATTATCCCTTTTTGATAACTGGAAAGAGTTATAGAATGAAAGAACTCTTCAAAAAAATAGAAAGGGATAAAAAAGATTAA
- a CDS encoding Mu transposase domain-containing protein: MKNKVEKQFDFIERHNQFFERERELLISLPEKELFLSSFLESRKITSDCLISYNGNRYSVPHYFSGKEAWVTTYKGIKLYIYSQTKKLIAEHTIPKNKGNIVINKSHRGIDDRTNKS, translated from the coding sequence TTGAAGAATAAGGTAGAAAAACAATTTGACTTTATTGAGCGCCACAATCAGTTCTTTGAAAGAGAGAGAGAACTCTTAATTTCTTTGCCTGAAAAAGAGCTATTTTTATCATCATTTCTTGAATCAAGAAAGATAACTTCAGATTGTCTAATAAGCTACAATGGTAACAGATATTCTGTACCGCATTATTTTTCAGGTAAAGAGGCTTGGGTTACAACCTATAAAGGAATAAAGCTTTATATATACTCACAGACTAAGAAATTAATAGCTGAGCATACAATACCAAAAAATAAAGGAAATATTGTAATAAACAAGAGTCATAGAGGAATTGATGACAGAACTAATAAGAGCTAA
- a CDS encoding PD-(D/E)XK nuclease family protein: MNLSPSSLNLLLTCPFAYKLKYIDRVQPKFNINTIAGSAFHFALSKYFKTNRYDFESSWKEYRNYNPEVLSLSFNEEDKIKNNLFAMLKIYEPFARDLKVISSEEPFNIDINDIGFKGIVDAITEDSIIDFKTTNRIPSDITSSHIIQTSIYSILTGIDKVELHYISEKRVVIYKTQVSSEMKEKTLMLIENVKDILENKIFLPNGLVHPYACKYCSVSNFCYFVNGIS, encoded by the coding sequence ATGAATCTAAGCCCTTCTTCTTTGAATCTTTTATTGACTTGTCCATTTGCGTATAAATTAAAATATATAGATAGGGTTCAACCAAAATTTAATATAAATACTATTGCTGGTTCAGCTTTTCACTTTGCTCTGTCAAAGTATTTTAAAACAAATAGATATGATTTTGAAAGTTCTTGGAAAGAATATCGAAACTATAACCCAGAAGTACTGAGCTTATCTTTTAATGAAGAAGATAAGATTAAAAATAATCTATTTGCTATGCTCAAGATTTATGAACCATTTGCTAGAGATTTAAAGGTAATTTCTTCAGAAGAACCTTTCAATATAGATATTAATGATATAGGATTTAAGGGGATCGTAGATGCTATAACTGAAGATTCTATAATTGATTTTAAGACTACAAACAGAATTCCATCTGATATTACAAGTTCTCATATTATTCAAACATCTATTTATTCTATTTTAACTGGCATAGATAAAGTGGAATTACATTATATTTCCGAGAAAAGAGTAGTTATTTATAAAACACAGGTTTCTAGTGAAATGAAAGAAAAAACCTTGATGTTAATCGAAAATGTTAAGGATATTTTAGAGAATAAAATTTTTTTACCAAATGGTTTAGTACATCCTTATGCTTGCAAATATTGTTCTGTTTCGAATTTTTGTTACTTTGTTAATGGAATTTCTTAA
- the cas2 gene encoding CRISPR-associated endonuclease Cas2, producing MSIKAYSFYVISYDVVEDRKRYKIAKLLEGKGTRVQKSVFECYLTEKELIKLNKEIMKKINPETDSVRIYLLCKRCKAAISVLGNGVPQELSEYDIL from the coding sequence ATGAGCATTAAAGCTTACTCATTTTATGTTATTTCCTACGATGTAGTTGAAGATAGGAAGCGTTATAAGATAGCTAAGCTTTTGGAGGGTAAAGGGACAAGAGTACAAAAAAGCGTTTTTGAGTGTTATCTTACAGAAAAAGAATTGATTAAATTAAATAAAGAAATAATGAAAAAAATTAATCCAGAAACTGATTCAGTAAGAATATATCTTCTTTGCAAAAGATGCAAGGCTGCAATTTCTGTTTTAGGTAATGGTGTTCCTCAAGAGCTATCAGAATACGATATTTTGTAA
- the cas1 gene encoding CRISPR-associated endonuclease Cas1, giving the protein MILYIVEHGTRIHKDLDRFDIFRGSELIRSYPASQIESIVIMANASFTPHAINYILKNNIDAVFLSSKGLYRGRLVGGMPRNVELRIKQFKLYMNEKFKVEFSKKIVFGKANNCKYLLQRYNWERRNSKVKDCIIKIKSLIAKLEFTDDIDQIRGIEGKIASIYFEALANLFIHKEFKFFGRNRRPPLDPINALMSFLYVLLYQRVESVLYECSLDPYLGFFHTTDYSKPSLALDLMEEFRALVDGLVLRLINKNIFSSEDFWYKEEYLEDDNAKEVNSVEAVYLNIEGVKKALVYFQELLEKNKYISTLGNNINLFQIIREQARIFVRCLSENETYKPFIQKQ; this is encoded by the coding sequence ATGATACTTTATATAGTAGAGCACGGGACAAGAATACACAAGGATCTTGATAGATTTGATATTTTTAGAGGTTCAGAACTTATAAGAAGTTATCCAGCAAGCCAGATTGAGAGTATAGTTATTATGGCAAACGCATCCTTTACGCCACATGCAATTAATTATATTTTAAAAAATAATATTGATGCAGTTTTTTTATCATCTAAGGGCTTGTATAGGGGAAGATTGGTAGGAGGGATGCCAAGAAATGTAGAGCTTAGAATTAAACAGTTTAAATTGTATATGAATGAGAAATTTAAGGTAGAATTTTCAAAAAAAATTGTATTTGGAAAAGCGAATAACTGCAAATATCTTCTCCAAAGATACAATTGGGAAAGGCGAAATAGCAAGGTTAAAGATTGTATTATTAAGATAAAGTCTTTAATTGCAAAACTTGAATTTACAGATGACATTGATCAAATTAGAGGAATTGAGGGCAAAATTGCATCAATTTATTTTGAAGCTTTGGCAAATTTGTTTATACATAAAGAATTTAAATTTTTTGGTAGAAATAGAAGACCGCCTCTTGATCCTATTAATGCTCTAATGAGCTTTCTTTATGTTTTGCTCTATCAAAGGGTTGAATCGGTTTTGTATGAATGTAGTCTTGATCCATATTTGGGATTTTTTCACACTACTGATTATTCAAAACCTTCTTTAGCTTTGGATCTAATGGAAGAATTTAGGGCATTAGTTGATGGTTTGGTGCTTAGACTAATTAATAAAAATATCTTTTCTTCTGAAGATTTTTGGTATAAGGAAGAATATCTGGAAGACGATAATGCTAAGGAAGTGAATAGCGTTGAGGCAGTATATTTAAACATTGAGGGAGTGAAAAAAGCATTAGTTTATTTTCAAGAACTTTTGGAAAAAAATAAATATATTAGTACATTAGGAAATAATATTAATCTTTTTCAGATCATAAGGGAGCAGGCTAGAATATTTGTGAGGTGTTTGAGTGAAAATGAAACATATAAACCATTTATTCAAAAACAATGA
- a CDS encoding CRISPR-associated primase-polymerase type A1, whose protein sequence is MKPTQIIELFSSGKEKEAYEAIVSCAPFIEIKDSEFHFEIYKILLCFDLLSLAEKELELSIRDDKRNLKAILAMAEMYIEDSRLDKAEKLFLNSIERMPGEAELYVRYGSFLEMQEKTQAAIALYKKAFENTGESIFNSLIKDRENSYIGSSDVEEKDILEPEDRHILKFLQLFRGREGIYARQWKNARGEQGYSPISEPFTIGVAKNHILGNLTVGVYQLRIDNSVCFIVFDIDVEKSKLLDYFQKPTERRKIDSLLLSTAQEIYNICTSLDIFSYIEDSGYKGRHVWVFLRQGIQAHKAKKFGNYIISKLGKLSKEINIELFPKQTFVKSGGLGNLVKLPLGIHIKSGRRSIFLNPDGTEPENQLMFLMDIKLNEREKLKNFVDSIEISNLDASVNKNFEIEMKNEIDKIVTDEDIKALTPLQGKYTEPEEFKLDENLEYLILKSSCPVLGILCDKALSGIGLNSLEIQVITFTLGNLEFGNFIVNELLTKAGVSDTRLYLKKPLRSNPMSCNKIKNLIPNITSNYCVECFSLKKIFTYPNPLIHLHKKDNFSKLDTLILRLIDLSKKKEEIDVIYQSTLSLVTNELRKIDVKERQIGSYKIFFDDENMLRLLDSNEK, encoded by the coding sequence ATGAAGCCTACACAGATCATTGAGTTGTTTTCAAGTGGCAAAGAAAAGGAGGCGTATGAGGCTATCGTCTCATGCGCTCCCTTTATAGAAATAAAAGATTCTGAATTTCATTTTGAGATTTATAAGATCTTGCTTTGCTTTGACCTCTTATCCTTAGCAGAAAAGGAATTGGAGCTCTCAATTAGGGATGATAAGAGAAATCTAAAAGCAATTCTTGCTATGGCAGAAATGTATATTGAAGATTCAAGATTGGACAAAGCAGAGAAGCTTTTTTTAAATTCTATAGAAAGAATGCCAGGTGAAGCAGAATTATATGTTAGATATGGCTCGTTTCTTGAAATGCAAGAGAAGACTCAAGCTGCAATTGCTCTTTATAAAAAAGCCTTTGAGAATACGGGAGAGTCAATATTTAATTCTCTTATAAAGGATAGAGAGAATAGTTATATAGGATCTTCAGATGTTGAAGAAAAAGATATTCTTGAGCCAGAAGACAGACACATTTTAAAATTTTTACAACTTTTTAGAGGCAGGGAAGGAATATATGCTCGTCAATGGAAAAATGCGAGAGGAGAGCAAGGGTATTCTCCGATAAGTGAACCCTTTACTATAGGCGTAGCTAAAAACCACATATTGGGAAATCTTACTGTGGGAGTTTATCAACTTAGAATTGACAATAGCGTTTGTTTTATAGTATTTGATATAGACGTTGAGAAGTCGAAGCTTTTGGATTATTTTCAAAAGCCTACAGAAAGAAGAAAAATAGATTCTTTACTATTATCTACTGCTCAAGAAATATACAATATTTGTACTTCATTAGATATATTCTCTTACATAGAGGATTCAGGATATAAAGGTCGGCACGTTTGGGTTTTCTTAAGACAAGGAATTCAGGCTCACAAAGCAAAAAAATTTGGAAACTATATAATTTCTAAATTGGGCAAATTATCTAAAGAAATAAATATAGAACTTTTTCCAAAACAAACCTTTGTTAAAAGTGGTGGCTTAGGAAATCTTGTGAAATTACCATTAGGAATACATATTAAATCAGGAAGAAGAAGTATATTTCTAAATCCTGATGGTACAGAGCCTGAAAATCAACTAATGTTTCTGATGGATATTAAGTTAAATGAGAGGGAAAAACTTAAAAACTTTGTTGACAGTATTGAAATAAGTAATTTAGACGCATCAGTAAATAAAAATTTTGAGATAGAAATGAAGAATGAAATTGATAAGATTGTTACAGACGAAGATATAAAGGCTCTAACTCCCTTACAAGGAAAGTATACAGAACCAGAAGAGTTTAAATTAGATGAAAATTTGGAATACTTAATTTTAAAAAGTTCTTGCCCAGTACTTGGCATTCTCTGTGATAAGGCATTAAGTGGGATTGGGCTCAATTCTCTAGAAATTCAGGTTATTACATTTACGCTTGGAAATTTAGAGTTTGGCAATTTTATTGTTAATGAACTGTTAACTAAAGCAGGAGTATCTGATACCAGACTTTATCTTAAAAAGCCGCTTCGCTCGAATCCTATGAGTTGTAATAAAATAAAAAATCTTATTCCTAATATTACATCTAATTATTGTGTTGAATGCTTTAGTTTGAAAAAAATTTTTACATATCCTAACCCTTTGATACATTTACACAAAAAAGATAATTTTTCAAAGTTGGATACCCTCATTTTAAGACTAATTGATCTGTCTAAGAAAAAAGAAGAAATAGATGTTATATATCAATCTACTCTGTCTTTAGTAACAAATGAACTAAGAAAAATAGATGTAAAAGAAAGACAAATTGGCAGTTATAAAATATTTTTTGATGATGAAAATATGCTAAGACTCTTAGATTCAAATGAAAAATGA
- the csm5 gene encoding type III-A CRISPR-associated RAMP protein Csm5, with translation MAKRQIFETKTYNLKILSPIHIGTGEDMDPMDYVYKDKKLYKISSDTFFNILEKRGLKEKIIKENISKLNIKTIARNINDIFDRNNDDYVYYIEIEDSLEGSFATRYFNPDAQMQIGLTLRSGDDIIIPGSSTKGAIRTAFLNFLSEQYNSEVYNNLLQGRNLMLEKDDERNLKNIINDPFKFVSVSDVSISNETRIVEMFRVGSKGKGIPIVKEVIVPNKDKNNNLTISIKTNLRDCWNNKPLNLPKLKKELINLDLKTLLEKTDRFYRSLLKVEKDVYKRAYPSFDNSFFALIDKEKGYLIRLGFGCGNLSYTIKGCSKEVKPGKTRFLVSLKNKMLPLGYAILTEKNEAYTDH, from the coding sequence ATGGCTAAGAGGCAAATTTTTGAGACCAAGACTTATAATTTAAAGATCCTTTCTCCTATCCACATAGGTACTGGAGAAGATATGGATCCAATGGATTATGTCTATAAGGACAAAAAACTCTATAAGATTTCATCTGATACCTTTTTTAACATCCTTGAAAAAAGAGGATTGAAAGAAAAAATAATAAAAGAAAACATTTCAAAACTAAATATTAAAACTATTGCAAGAAATATCAATGACATCTTTGATAGAAATAATGATGATTATGTGTATTATATAGAAATTGAGGACAGTTTGGAGGGCAGTTTTGCAACGAGGTATTTTAATCCAGATGCGCAGATGCAAATTGGCCTTACACTTAGATCAGGGGATGACATCATAATTCCAGGTTCCTCTACCAAAGGAGCTATTAGAACTGCATTTCTCAACTTTTTATCAGAGCAATATAATAGTGAAGTTTACAATAACCTTCTTCAAGGCAGAAACCTTATGTTAGAAAAAGATGATGAAAGAAATTTAAAAAATATTATAAACGATCCTTTTAAGTTTGTAAGTGTATCAGATGTATCTATATCAAATGAAACTAGAATAGTGGAAATGTTTAGAGTTGGTTCAAAGGGCAAAGGCATACCTATAGTAAAGGAGGTCATTGTTCCGAATAAAGATAAGAATAACAATCTGACTATTTCGATTAAAACAAATTTAAGAGATTGTTGGAACAATAAACCTCTTAATTTGCCGAAACTAAAAAAGGAATTAATTAATTTAGATCTGAAGACTTTACTTGAAAAAACAGACAGGTTCTATAGAAGTCTTTTAAAGGTAGAAAAAGACGTTTATAAGCGCGCTTATCCAAGTTTTGATAATAGTTTTTTTGCACTTATTGATAAAGAAAAGGGTTATCTTATTCGACTGGGATTTGGCTGTGGAAACTTAAGTTACACAATTAAAGGTTGCAGTAAAGAGGTAAAGCCAGGTAAGACAAGGTTTTTGGTTAGTTTAAAAAATAAAATGCTGCCATTGGGCTATGCGATATTAACCGAAAAAAATGAAGCCTACACAGATCATTGA
- the csm4 gene encoding type III-A CRISPR-associated RAMP protein Csm4 encodes MNLFKISIRPTSFFHTPLRSDIIWGHICWAIFRLKEELELKDFLDKYKKGNFPIVVSDVFPEGYLPAPKYPGIIRYFSETKVDIDLKELKKAKYIPVSIYEKLKESFEAFLEGLKIYFSNDEDKISSCFLNFDEWHCSINRLTGIVEEGMLFSKECMVAREEVKPIVYVKTLFDKSYIEEIFKFIGENGYGADASVGRGRFEFDISDATLPESKKPNSFIALSHGFESLSEFKRCFYDVEVKFGKVGNNISKNPFKRPVVNFKPGSLFILKENSEPKAAYGRIKDSVHSSIDFVHECSLLFPFFVRWQDG; translated from the coding sequence GTGAATCTTTTTAAGATAAGCATTAGGCCAACGTCGTTTTTTCACACGCCGCTAAGATCGGACATTATCTGGGGACACATTTGTTGGGCTATTTTTCGGTTGAAAGAAGAATTAGAACTGAAAGACTTTTTGGATAAGTATAAAAAAGGCAATTTCCCAATCGTAGTCTCTGACGTCTTTCCTGAAGGATATCTTCCTGCGCCAAAATATCCTGGCATTATCAGATATTTTAGCGAAACTAAAGTTGATATTGATTTAAAAGAGCTTAAGAAAGCAAAATACATCCCTGTCTCAATTTATGAAAAATTAAAAGAAAGTTTTGAAGCGTTTTTAGAAGGTCTTAAGATCTATTTTAGTAACGATGAGGATAAGATAAGTAGCTGTTTTCTGAATTTTGACGAGTGGCATTGTAGCATAAATAGACTAACTGGGATAGTCGAAGAGGGAATGCTTTTTTCAAAGGAGTGTATGGTAGCAAGAGAGGAAGTAAAGCCTATAGTCTACGTAAAGACTTTATTTGATAAGTCATATATTGAGGAAATTTTTAAATTTATAGGGGAAAATGGTTATGGGGCAGATGCTTCTGTTGGGAGGGGAAGATTTGAGTTTGATATCTCAGATGCTACTTTGCCAGAATCAAAAAAACCTAACTCTTTCATAGCACTTTCTCACGGCTTTGAAAGCCTGTCAGAGTTTAAAAGATGCTTTTATGATGTGGAGGTAAAATTTGGAAAAGTTGGTAACAATATTAGTAAAAATCCATTCAAGAGGCCAGTAGTAAACTTTAAACCAGGATCGCTTTTTATACTGAAAGAAAATAGCGAACCAAAAGCTGCGTATGGCAGGATAAAAGATAGCGTTCATAGTAGTATAGACTTTGTTCACGAGTGTTCCTTACTTTTTCCCTTTTTTGTGAGGTGGCAAGATGGCTAA
- the csm3 gene encoding type III-A CRISPR-associated RAMP protein Csm3 yields MLTYKNLTGKIYCVTGLRVGTSTGSVEIGGNDNPVIRNPYNDEPYIPGSSIKGKVRSILEWALGKVSGDGKTHSCGEPDCPICNIFGISASNSIEADSNSPRIARAIFRDAFLTNNTKKWLKDRDIVKFTEIKYENFINRCTAKAENPRPIERIPAGAEFDFSLSFRMFKEDDKEYWKTLLCGLKLLENDSLGGCGSRGYGRIKFSELKDETGQDMLEQLRSINI; encoded by the coding sequence ATGTTAACATATAAGAATTTGACAGGAAAAATTTATTGTGTAACAGGCTTAAGGGTTGGAACCAGCACGGGTTCTGTTGAAATAGGGGGCAACGATAATCCGGTTATTAGAAACCCATACAATGATGAGCCATACATACCAGGGTCTTCTATTAAAGGAAAGGTTAGATCTATACTTGAATGGGCATTGGGTAAAGTCAGTGGTGATGGAAAGACTCACTCTTGTGGAGAACCTGATTGTCCTATTTGTAATATATTTGGAATTAGCGCATCTAATAGTATTGAGGCTGATTCAAATTCTCCAAGGATTGCTCGAGCTATTTTTAGAGATGCATTTTTAACAAATAATACAAAAAAATGGCTTAAAGATAGAGATATAGTAAAGTTTACTGAGATAAAATACGAAAACTTTATAAACAGATGCACTGCAAAGGCGGAAAATCCAAGGCCAATAGAAAGAATTCCTGCAGGAGCAGAGTTTGATTTTTCTCTAAGCTTCAGGATGTTTAAAGAAGATGACAAAGAATATTGGAAGACTTTGCTTTGTGGCCTTAAGTTATTAGAAAATGATTCTTTGGGAGGGTGCGGTTCAAGGGGTTATGGAAGAATAAAGTTTAGTGAATTAAAAGATGAAACCGGACAGGATATGTTAGAGCAATTAAGGTCAATAAACATATAG
- the csm2 gene encoding type III-A CRISPR-associated protein Csm2, with amino-acid sequence MFNVPKKRNLTNSSGSYGQQSAARQNFQQSNAGGINDFVEFSYKSYDEFLKKAEEFAENLAGDGEDLGKSQLRKFYDDVINLRDEMINKLNNNKEEKKDKEINVDEIINEIIFKLKLLQARVIYLANRKKTNKKTYINSNARKYLLGILERGITLCRQNEGDIKKIISALKKFSNEFEAIYAYFYQFSKDKD; translated from the coding sequence ATGTTTAATGTTCCAAAAAAAAGAAATTTAACAAATAGCTCAGGATCCTATGGACAACAATCAGCTGCAAGGCAAAATTTTCAGCAATCAAATGCTGGAGGTATCAATGATTTTGTGGAATTTTCTTATAAGAGCTATGATGAATTTTTGAAAAAAGCAGAAGAATTTGCAGAAAATTTGGCGGGCGATGGTGAAGATTTAGGTAAGTCGCAGCTAAGAAAATTTTATGATGATGTGATTAATTTGAGAGATGAAATGATTAATAAACTTAATAATAATAAAGAAGAAAAAAAGGACAAAGAAATTAATGTTGATGAAATAATTAACGAAATAATATTTAAGCTAAAATTATTACAGGCGCGAGTGATTTATTTGGCTAATAGAAAAAAAACTAATAAAAAAACATACATAAATTCTAATGCAAGGAAATATTTGTTGGGAATATTAGAGAGAGGTATAACACTTTGTAGACAGAACGAAGGAGATATTAAAAAAATTATAAGCGCATTGAAAAAATTTTCTAATGAATTTGAGGCAATATATGCATATTTTTATCAATTTTCAAAAGATAAAGACTAA